A section of the Leptotrichia sp. HSP-342 genome encodes:
- a CDS encoding amino acid ABC transporter ATP-binding protein, with translation MIKIKNLKKQFGNNVVLKDISVNIEKGEVVSVIGPSGSGKSTFLRCINGLEEFDGGHIFVDNEDMADKNLNIDKLREKIGMVFQSFNLFPHLTVLENIILAPVTLKKMNKEEAKIKAKELLRKVGLEEKADFYPSSLSGGQKQRVAIARALAMNPEAILFDEPTSALDPEMVGEVLQVMKSLAKDGMTMIVVTHEMGFAREVCDRVIFMADGEIVEQGSPKDVFLNPQHERTQNFLKVL, from the coding sequence ATGATAAAAATAAAAAACTTAAAAAAACAATTTGGAAATAATGTTGTCTTGAAAGATATAAGTGTAAATATAGAAAAAGGAGAAGTTGTAAGTGTAATTGGGCCTTCTGGGTCAGGAAAAAGTACATTTTTAAGATGTATAAATGGACTTGAGGAATTTGATGGAGGGCATATCTTTGTGGATAATGAGGATATGGCTGATAAAAATTTGAATATTGACAAATTAAGGGAAAAAATAGGAATGGTGTTTCAGTCATTTAATTTGTTTCCACATTTAACAGTATTGGAAAATATTATTTTAGCTCCAGTCACACTAAAAAAAATGAATAAGGAAGAAGCAAAAATTAAGGCAAAAGAACTGCTAAGAAAAGTAGGTTTGGAAGAAAAGGCAGATTTTTATCCTTCAAGCCTATCTGGAGGACAAAAACAAAGAGTTGCAATAGCAAGAGCTTTAGCAATGAATCCAGAAGCAATATTGTTTGACGAGCCAACTTCTGCTCTAGATCCTGAAATGGTGGGAGAAGTGCTACAGGTAATGAAATCACTCGCAAAAGATGGAATGACAATGATAGTCGTAACACATGAAATGGGATTTGCAAGGGAAGTGTGCGACAGAGTAATTTTTATGGCTGATGGAGAAATCGTAGAGCAAGGAAGTCCAAAAGACGTATTTTTAAATCCACAACATGAAAGAACTCAAAATTTTTTGAAAGTATTATAG
- a CDS encoding transporter substrate-binding domain-containing protein, producing MKSKILKIIILMTVLMLVIACGNKSANGKKKYTIGIDTSFPPFEYKKDGKYTGIDIELVEAIGKLEGFEVEFKPMDFGGLIPALQSGQLDGVIAGASITEERKKSVDFSDPYYESGLVALVNKSNSGIKTVKDLEGKKLAVKNGTAGAKYAEDNLKGKANIRVFEDSASTLKAVENNQADAAFEDYPVIAYTIKVNPNLNVKIGTEKLTSNEYGFMVKKGENKELLEKFNKGLKTLKENGEYQKIVDKYTK from the coding sequence ATGAAATCTAAAATATTAAAAATAATTATATTAATGACGGTATTAATGTTAGTAATTGCCTGTGGAAATAAATCAGCAAATGGCAAGAAAAAATATACAATAGGAATAGATACAAGCTTTCCGCCATTTGAATATAAAAAAGATGGCAAATATACTGGAATTGATATAGAATTAGTAGAAGCAATTGGAAAATTAGAAGGATTTGAAGTGGAATTTAAGCCAATGGATTTTGGAGGTTTAATTCCAGCGTTGCAGTCAGGACAGCTTGACGGAGTAATTGCAGGAGCAAGCATTACTGAAGAAAGAAAGAAAAGTGTAGATTTTTCTGATCCATATTATGAATCAGGACTTGTTGCATTAGTTAATAAAAGTAATAGTGGGATTAAAACTGTAAAGGATCTAGAAGGGAAAAAATTAGCTGTAAAAAATGGTACAGCTGGAGCAAAATATGCTGAAGATAATTTAAAAGGAAAAGCAAATATAAGAGTATTTGAAGATTCAGCTTCTACATTAAAGGCAGTTGAAAATAATCAGGCAGATGCCGCATTTGAGGATTATCCAGTAATTGCCTATACAATAAAAGTAAATCCAAATTTAAATGTCAAAATAGGAACAGAAAAATTGACGAGCAATGAATATGGATTTATGGTTAAAAAAGGTGAAAATAAGGAACTATTAGAAAAATTTAATAAAGGATTGAAAACATTAAAGGAAAATGGAGAATATCAAAAAATAGTGGATAAATATACAAAATAA
- a CDS encoding transporter substrate-binding domain-containing protein: MKMEKVLKISLTIFLLILAVACGKNEGRTSDGKKKYIIAVDLIYPPFSYKENNQNIGIDVELIKAIAKEEGFEVEIKPMDFGGIIPAIQSGQLDGAIAGANITEDRKKVVDFSEPYYDAGLVAVVNKNNTAIKTAKDLEGKRLVVKNGTAGARYAEENLKGKAQVRVYEDTTSMLKAVENNQADAAFEDYPVIAYTLKITPDAKLKIGTEKLTNDKNGFMVKKGTNKELLGKFNKGLKALKENGEYQKIINKYTK, translated from the coding sequence ATGAAGATGGAAAAAGTTCTTAAAATATCATTGACGATATTTTTATTAATTCTAGCTGTTGCTTGTGGAAAGAATGAAGGCAGGACTTCAGATGGAAAGAAAAAGTACATTATTGCAGTAGATCTGATTTATCCACCATTTTCCTACAAGGAAAATAATCAGAATATAGGAATTGATGTAGAACTGATAAAAGCGATTGCAAAAGAAGAAGGATTTGAAGTAGAAATCAAGCCAATGGATTTTGGTGGAATTATTCCAGCTATACAGTCAGGACAGCTTGATGGAGCGATTGCAGGTGCTAACATTACAGAAGATAGAAAAAAGGTGGTAGATTTTTCAGAGCCATATTATGATGCTGGATTAGTTGCGGTTGTAAATAAAAATAATACAGCTATTAAGACAGCGAAAGATCTGGAAGGAAAGAGACTTGTTGTAAAAAATGGTACAGCTGGGGCAAGATACGCTGAAGAAAATTTAAAGGGAAAAGCTCAAGTAAGAGTATATGAAGATACAACATCAATGCTAAAGGCAGTAGAAAACAATCAAGCAGACGCTGCATTTGAAGATTATCCAGTAATTGCCTATACCTTAAAAATCACTCCAGATGCAAAATTAAAAATAGGAACAGAAAAATTAACAAATGATAAAAATGGTTTTATGGTTAAGAAAGGGACAAACAAAGAATTACTAGGAAAGTTCAACAAAGGATTGAAGGCGTTAAAAGAAAATGGAGAGTATCAGAAAATAATTAATAAATACACAAAATAA
- the cobU gene encoding bifunctional adenosylcobinamide kinase/adenosylcobinamide-phosphate guanylyltransferase — protein sequence MGLIFVTGGAKSGKSKFAEEMLLKLNNGKQENIYLATSIAFDEEMKEKVRLHKERRENNWITAETYKNFEISLNDFFKNNNEIQHNMLVDCLTNMITNIIFEERDIDWDNFDKNLYVQIVEKLNKNVENSVNELLKVSQNFENVIIVSNELGMGLVPNYPLGRYFREIAGKMNQIVAEKADEVYFVVSGIPMKIK from the coding sequence ATGGGATTAATTTTTGTTACTGGTGGAGCAAAAAGCGGGAAAAGCAAGTTCGCAGAAGAAATGCTGCTAAAATTAAATAATGGAAAACAGGAAAATATATATTTAGCGACTTCAATTGCCTTTGATGAGGAAATGAAGGAAAAGGTTAGACTACACAAAGAAAGACGTGAAAACAATTGGATTACCGCCGAAACTTACAAAAATTTTGAAATTTCATTAAATGATTTTTTTAAAAATAATAATGAAATACAGCACAACATGCTTGTAGACTGCCTTACAAATATGATTACTAATATAATTTTTGAAGAAAGAGATATTGACTGGGATAATTTTGATAAAAATTTATATGTTCAAATTGTGGAAAAATTAAATAAAAATGTGGAAAATTCGGTAAATGAACTTCTTAAAGTCAGTCAAAATTTTGAAAATGTAATAATTGTATCAAATGAACTGGGAATGGGGCTTGTTCCAAATTATCCTCTTGGAAGATATTTTCGTGAAATTGCTGGAAAAATGAATCAGATTGTTGCAGAAAAGGCAGATGAGGTATATTTTGTAGTTTCTGGAATTCCAATGAAAATAAAATAA
- a CDS encoding amino acid ABC transporter permease: MFDYLKTYIEILMEYKIEFLIGLGTTLLIAVISLFFAVLIGVSVGYINFVPTKKKNFTFYLIKTLQWIGKEYIDLIRGTPLLVQAIFFYFGVVPIINKGILGGQQMSPEIAGIIIISLNAGAFLAEIFRGGIQAIDAGQMEAARSLGLSFGKAMRKVILPQAIKNMIPAILNQFITSLKDTSLLMVIGVADLMGKGQIAFKTNYKTFETMLIIALIYYLVIKILSTLFKKIEGKLKV; encoded by the coding sequence ATGTTTGACTATTTAAAGACGTATATTGAAATATTAATGGAATACAAAATTGAATTTCTAATTGGGCTGGGGACAACACTTCTAATTGCAGTAATATCGTTGTTTTTTGCTGTATTAATTGGTGTTAGTGTGGGATATATAAATTTTGTACCTACGAAAAAGAAGAATTTTACTTTTTATTTGATTAAGACTTTACAATGGATTGGAAAGGAATATATTGACTTGATAAGGGGGACGCCGCTTCTAGTACAAGCGATATTCTTTTATTTCGGAGTTGTACCAATTATAAATAAAGGGATTCTGGGTGGACAGCAAATGTCTCCTGAAATTGCTGGAATTATCATAATAAGTTTGAATGCTGGTGCATTTTTGGCTGAAATCTTCAGAGGAGGAATACAGGCAATTGATGCAGGACAGATGGAGGCTGCTAGAAGTTTGGGACTATCCTTTGGAAAAGCAATGAGAAAAGTTATTTTGCCGCAGGCAATAAAAAATATGATACCTGCGATTCTGAATCAGTTCATTACATCGCTAAAAGATACCTCATTATTAATGGTTATAGGAGTTGCTGATTTGATGGGAAAAGGACAGATTGCATTTAAAACAAATTATAAGACATTTGAAACAATGCTAATTATTGCATTGATTTATTATCTTGTAATCAAGATTTTGTCAACTTTATTTAAGAAAATAGAAGGGAAGCTAAAAGTATGA
- a CDS encoding 5-formyltetrahydrofolate cyclo-ligase, translated as MKKTKTDLQIKKDKIRKEILAKRNILSDKDINKKSDLIIKNLTSYIENVQNIMIFMDMKTEVKITKLLELHPKKNFFISKITNSKNREMKINKYNKNELILHKFGYYESSSNDFYDEEILDVVIVPALAFDSKKNRIGFGGGYYDTFLEKVRKKNNKALFIGVCYDFQIIDEVPVEEHDIILDCVVSEKKVLK; from the coding sequence ATGAAAAAAACAAAAACAGATTTACAAATAAAAAAAGATAAAATTAGAAAAGAAATTCTGGCAAAAAGGAATATTCTTTCTGATAAAGATATTAATAAAAAAAGTGATTTAATTATAAAAAATTTGACTTCATATATTGAGAATGTTCAAAATATAATGATTTTTATGGATATGAAAACTGAAGTCAAAATCACAAAGTTACTAGAACTTCATCCAAAAAAAAATTTTTTTATTTCTAAAATTACAAATAGCAAAAATAGAGAAATGAAAATCAATAAATATAATAAAAATGAACTTATTTTACACAAATTTGGATATTATGAATCTTCTTCCAACGACTTTTATGATGAAGAAATATTGGATGTTGTCATCGTTCCTGCTCTTGCCTTTGATTCTAAGAAAAATCGGATTGGGTTTGGTGGAGGATATTATGACACTTTTTTGGAAAAAGTCAGAAAGAAAAATAATAAAGCTCTATTTATTGGAGTTTGTTATGATTTTCAGATAATTGATGAAGTGCCTGTGGAGGAACATGATATAATTTTAGATTGTGTTGTAAGTGAGAAAAAAGTGCTGAAATAG